One window from the genome of Rhizoctonia solani chromosome 15, complete sequence encodes:
- a CDS encoding calpain family cysteine protease has translation MPIRDSVRGFQKRLAKEIGENETVRKHAGKMKRTNTEHFQQPKEQAGLLVTADLDAAIQRCKAKVETIAKDCRARNRRFRDVEFDLVDDRDRCLHSLDTEGDDRHSPADVLRVTDIFHNVTTFFVDGVGAGDISQGSLGDCWFLSALTTITTMPHLIEKICVARDEQVGVYGFIFYRDSGWHEVVIDDYLFTKVPKWECITGREQMLYHRSKDKYNSTARKGGRTLLFASCGEEEETWVPLIEKAYAKLMGDYSAMSGGFAAEGIEDLTGGVSTKLEISDILDKDKFWTHELMHANEDRLFGCSIKQDGADEQVNGLLQGHAYSVIKAVEVNGKRFVRLHNPWGHHEWNGRWSDGSKEWTPEWMALLPEIGHKFGNDGEFVMEYSDFLKTWSVIDRCRVFDKTWSMSSLWLDAMCRPFPCAWNYGDVSFTVKVEEATPAIVVLSRIDDRPFQLLSGCYVWNMDFNIFRKGDEKEDPLHSSNHTGFWRRSVNLEIDLEPGEYVVHVRLDREMTRPGNYLSEKTLKPRKLSRVLSEQMQAKSVAVNFNSGLSRHLKVARGTYANKDLTELEIIRLQPNPDIIEQDEDDQCDHNDDEEGEEDNGKEKNDGEGSDEQEHDDDEDNNEEVGVTVQEDDQAPSGAAHRRNCDGCGMAPIIGTLYHCMDISCADYDLCQGCMAAGKHNPNHTMVAIGDPSRTPYLSKTDEDDSDNAITLGLRVYSKSSTPVVVNGQLRHGSVIHWTKEEI, from the exons ATGCCTATTCGCGACTCTGTCCGTGGCTTTCAAAAAAGACTCGCAAAAGAAATCGGCGAAAATGAAACAGTCCGAAAGCACGCTGGCAAGATGAAGCGGACCAATACTGAACATTTTCAACAACCAAAGGAACAAGCT GGCCTGCTCGTCACAGCTGACCTCGATGCTGCAATCCAACGCTGCAAGGCTAAAGTCGAGACTATTGCCAAGGATTGTCG TGCACGCAACCGTCGCTTCCGCGACGTCGAGTTTGACCTTGTCGACGACCGCGATCGTTGCCTGCATAGCCTGGACACCGAAGGGGACGACCGCCATAGCCCAGCTGATGTTCTACGTGTGACCGACATTTTCCACAATGTGA CCACATTCTTCGTCGATGGTGTCGGCGCAGGAGATATATCCCAAGGCTCACTCGGTGATTGTTGGTTCCTGAGCGCTCTGACAACGATTACTACAATGCCCcatctcattgagaaaattTGCGTTGCG CGTGACGAACAAGTTGGAGTATACGGTTTCATTTTCTATCGTGACTCGGGCTGGCACGAGGTTGTCATCGACGATTACCTCTTCACCAAAGTTCCAAAATGGGAGTGCATTACAGGTCGCGAGCAGATGCTTTATCACCGCAGCAAAGATAAGTACAACTCGACTGCCCGCAAGGGTGGTAGGACGCTTCTCTTTGCCTCTTgtggagaagaggaagagaccTGGGT GCCACTCATTGAGAAGGCCTACGCAAAATTGATGGGCGACTACTCTGCAATGAGCGGCGGGTTTGCTGCTGAAGGAATCGAAGACCTTACTGG TGGTGTCTCGACGAAGCTTGAGATTTCAGATATTCTTGACAAGGACAAGTTTTGGACCCATGAACTCATGCATGCAAACGAGGATCGTCTTTTTGGCTGCTCGATTAAACAGGACGGCGCTGATGAACAAGTGAATG GTCTCTTGCAAGGACACGCATATTCTGTCATCAAAGCTGTGGAGGTAAACG GAAAGCGTTTCGTTCGTCTCCATAACCCATGGGGTCACCACGAATGGAACGGCCGCTGGTCTGACGGCTCCAAGGAGTGGACACCCGAATGGATGGCCCTTCTTCCTGAAATCGGGCATAAATTCGGCAACGACGGCGAGTTTGTGATGGAGTACTCCGACTTTTTGAAGACCTGGAGTGTCATCGATAGATGCCGCGTCTTTGATAAGACTTGGTCCATGAGCTCCCTTTGGCTCGATGCAATGTGCCGGCCATTCCCATGTGCCTGGAATTACGGGGACGTTTCAT TTACTGTCAAAGTCGAAGAAGCAACTCCTGCCATTGTCGTTCTCTCTCGTATCGATGACCGGCCGTTCCAGCTCTTGTCAGGGTGCTACGTTTGGAATATGGACTTCAATATTTTTCGCAAGGGCGATGAAAAAGAAGACCCACTCCACAGCTCGAACCATACAGGATTCTGGCGTCGTAGCGTCAACTTGGAGATCGACCTCGAACCAGGCGAGTACGTTGTACAT GTCCGGCTAGACCGGGAGATGACACGACCCGGA AATTATTTGTCCGAGAAGACGTTGAAACCTAGGAAGTTGTCCCGAGTACTATCGGAACAAATGCAGGCCAAATCAGTTGCAGTCA ATTTCAATAGCGGCCTGAGCCGGCACTTGAAGGTCGCGCGTGGTACATATGCTAACAAGGATCTAACCGAGCTTGAAATAATTCGTCTCCAGCCTAACCCTGATATTATTGAGCAAGACGAGGATGACCAATGTGATCATAATGATGACGAAGAAGGCGAGGAAGACAatggaaaagaaaagaacgATGGGGAAGGCAGTGACGAGCAAGAACatgatgacgatgaagaCAACAATGAAGAAGTCGGTGTGACCGTACAGGAAGACGATCAAGCGCCCTCGGGGGCAGCACACCGGCGTAATTGTGACGGATGTGGG ATGGCGCCAATTATCGGAACCCTCTATCACTGCATGGA CATATCGTGTGCGGATTATGACCTCTGTCAGGGATGTATGGCCGCCGGTAAACACAATCCTAATCATACCATGGTTGCTATTGGAGACCCCAGTCGCACACCTTATCTTTCCAAGACG GACGAGGACGATAGTGACAATGCGATTACCCTCGGTCTACGCGTGTACAGCAAGTCTTCTACCCCTGTCGTCGTAAATGGCCAATTGCGCCATGGGTCTGTGATTCACTGGACCAAGGAGGAGATCTAA
- a CDS encoding bZIP transcription factor, with protein sequence MASQFHDSDEEISTTPPGSTKENKSRNARAQARLRARRKAYVESLEANVKRLQTIVDAVALNPNRFHATTSAGTASPHLLSPFGSSPETPSSDPSTVLQQPSEASLQQLQTDNARLRRERDALKVQIDALTRYISRGYSISFGTSSPYGDARSAGLSVDRGLSPNFGSDVEIESRTPMTDSPLIQRDAYTQDELNQLLSLNDPDLAFIPYLDFQGSGPLTLHVPHSTASGESSSAQTGNTANFPQGNDASGSNLMFRAPEP encoded by the exons ATGGCTTCGCAATTCCATGATTCGGATGAGGAGATAAGCACCACGCCCCCTGGATcaacaaaggagaacaagtCACGTAACGCGCGGGCCCAGGCCCGACTACGAGCCCGCCGCAAAGCTTACGTCGAATCA CTCGAGGCGAATGTTAAGAGGTTGCAAACCATTGTTGATGCAGTTGCCTTGAATCCAAACCGATTTCATGCGACTACCAGCGCAGGCACCGCTTCTCCACACCTACTCTCTCCCTTCGGTAGCTCTCCAGAAACCCCCAGTTCGGACCCATCGACAGTTCTTCAGCAGCCTTCCGAAGCCAGCCTGCAACAGCTGCAGACTGACAACGCTCGACTTCGACGGGAACGAGATGCACTTAAAGTTCAGATCGATGCTTTGACGAGATACATATCCCGTGGTTATTCTATTTCTTTCGGCACAAGTTCACCATATGGCGATGCGAGGTCGGCTGGGTTGAGCGTTGATCGAGGATTGTCCCCTAATTTCGGGAGTGATGTTGAAATAGAG TCTCGCACTCCAATGACTGATTCTCCTCTCATCCAAAGagacgcatacacccaggATGAGCTCAATCAGCTTTTATCGTTAAATGATCCCGACCTGGCCTTCATACCGTATCTTGACTTCCAAGGCTCAGGACCATTGACTTTACATGTTCCGCATTCCACTGCCTCTGGCGAATCATCCAGTGCGCAAACGGGAAATACCGCCAACTTTCCTCAAGGAAACGATGCATCAGGATCAAACTTGATGTTTCGTGCTCCGGAGCCTTGA